In a genomic window of Deltaproteobacteria bacterium:
- a CDS encoding alanine--glyoxylate aminotransferase family protein, translating into MKDRTLLMIPGPIEFEPSVLAAAGAPTTGHLDPSFIEVFGQALERMRQMFLSPDGQPFIIAGSGTLAMDLAGANLIEAGDKALVVNTGFFSDRFGALLERYGAQVTHVRSEVGGRPSIQEVETALKSGHFKMMTITHVDTSTGVLTDIKALAALGRRYDTLVVVDGVCSVAGEELRMADWGVDVALTASQKAVGTPPGLALLVVGPRAMAAFRARKTLVGNYYADWTNWLPIMEAYEARKAAYFGTPAVNLIWALNVSLGIILKEGMEARFARHERIAQAFQAAIQALGMGQVPIKQEYAAHTMTAPRYPAGVNGADFLVKVRQAGAFLAGGLHPQIRAEYFRIGHMGSTALGETLATVGAVEAGLAGCGYKFKPGAGMAAAMAAWTTVKSSKS; encoded by the coding sequence ATGAAAGACCGCACACTGTTGATGATTCCTGGTCCCATTGAGTTTGAACCGTCAGTTCTCGCCGCAGCGGGTGCTCCCACGACCGGCCACCTTGACCCGTCATTCATAGAGGTATTTGGACAGGCATTGGAGAGGATGCGCCAGATGTTTCTCTCTCCTGATGGACAACCGTTCATCATTGCCGGCTCGGGAACGCTGGCGATGGACCTGGCGGGAGCAAACCTGATCGAGGCCGGCGACAAGGCGCTGGTTGTCAACACCGGCTTTTTCAGCGACCGTTTTGGCGCACTGCTGGAACGCTATGGCGCTCAGGTGACGCACGTGCGATCCGAAGTCGGCGGCCGACCGTCAATCCAGGAAGTTGAAACCGCGCTGAAAAGCGGTCACTTCAAGATGATGACGATTACACACGTGGACACCTCCACCGGTGTTTTAACGGACATCAAGGCCTTGGCCGCATTGGGCCGCCGTTATGACACACTGGTGGTGGTGGATGGCGTCTGCTCAGTGGCCGGGGAGGAGTTGCGCATGGCTGACTGGGGTGTGGACGTGGCCCTGACCGCCTCGCAAAAAGCGGTCGGTACGCCTCCCGGTCTGGCCCTGCTCGTGGTCGGGCCGCGGGCGATGGCCGCCTTCAGGGCGCGAAAAACATTGGTAGGCAATTATTACGCCGACTGGACAAACTGGCTGCCTATTATGGAAGCCTACGAAGCGCGCAAGGCCGCCTATTTTGGCACCCCGGCGGTAAACCTGATCTGGGCGCTCAACGTCAGCCTGGGGATCATTCTTAAAGAAGGGATGGAGGCGCGTTTTGCCCGCCATGAACGGATCGCACAGGCCTTTCAGGCCGCCATCCAGGCCTTGGGAATGGGGCAGGTGCCAATCAAGCAGGAGTATGCGGCCCACACCATGACGGCGCCGCGCTACCCGGCCGGCGTCAATGGAGCGGACTTCCTGGTTAAAGTGCGGCAGGCCGGGGCATTTCTTGCCGGTGGGTTGCACCCGCAGATTCGGGCCGAATATTTCCGTATCGGTCACATGGGTTCGACGGCGCTGGGCGAAACGCTGGCAACTGTCGGAGCTGTGGAGGCCGGGCTTGCCGGGTGCGGTTACAAGTTTAAGCCGGGCGCAGGCATGGCAGCAGCAATGGCGGCTTGGACAACAGTTAAAAGTTCTAAGTCTTGA
- a CDS encoding CoA ester lyase: MAVMRSVFYIPANNDKMISKAPKTPADIITLDLEDSVPPAEKPKSREMIKKNLKIAGSGGSLVYVRINNWFTPWTDDDLEASVHKGLAGICLPKCAGPDHVKRLEWKIEELERRRGLPVGSVAIQLLAETAIGVINAYPSAVASKRVNSIIFGAVDYCKDMRVKLTLEGEEQLYARAHVAVAARAAGIIAIDCPFVAYQDIALFEKTTSFGHQLGYEGRMLIHPSQIEPSHRIYTPSSEDVKLATEIVKVFESEGIAKGLAAINHKGQMVDTPVYESARATLAIMEEITAFDKKRKKS; this comes from the coding sequence ATGGCCGTAATGAGATCTGTTTTTTATATTCCTGCCAACAACGACAAGATGATTTCCAAGGCTCCGAAAACACCGGCCGACATTATTACTCTCGATCTGGAGGATTCCGTTCCCCCCGCCGAGAAGCCAAAATCCAGGGAGATGATCAAGAAAAACCTGAAAATAGCTGGATCGGGAGGCTCCTTGGTATACGTCCGGATCAACAACTGGTTTACCCCGTGGACCGACGATGACCTCGAGGCCTCTGTCCATAAGGGCCTGGCCGGAATATGCCTGCCCAAGTGCGCCGGGCCCGATCACGTAAAGCGCCTGGAATGGAAGATCGAGGAGTTGGAGCGGAGGCGGGGTCTGCCCGTGGGAAGCGTGGCCATTCAGCTTTTAGCCGAGACGGCCATCGGCGTCATCAATGCCTATCCGTCTGCTGTCGCGAGCAAGCGGGTCAATTCGATCATCTTCGGCGCCGTGGATTACTGCAAGGACATGCGGGTAAAGCTCACCCTCGAAGGTGAAGAACAGTTGTATGCCCGCGCCCACGTGGCCGTTGCCGCCCGCGCCGCCGGCATCATCGCCATTGATTGCCCCTTCGTGGCCTATCAGGATATTGCTCTGTTCGAGAAGACCACCAGTTTCGGCCATCAGTTGGGATACGAGGGAAGAATGCTGATTCATCCGAGTCAGATCGAGCCGTCCCACCGGATCTATACTCCCTCTTCTGAGGATGTTAAATTGGCCACGGAGATTGTCAAGGTCTTCGAGTCAGAGGGAATCGCCAAGGGGTTGGCGGCAATCAACCACAAGGGACAGATGGTGGACACACCGGTTTACGAAAGCGCCAGGGCGACCCTCGCAATCATGGAAGAGATCACTGCCTTTGACAAGAAGCGCAAGAAGTCCTGA
- a CDS encoding dTDP-4-dehydrorhamnose 3,5-epimerase family protein, with translation MIAGVVVKKLKVIPDERGRLMEILRADDETFSKFGQVYMTAAYPGVVKGWHYHKKQFDNMAVVKGMMKIVLYDGRENGPTYGEINEIFAGDHNPVLVHIPPYVYHGFKCISTEEALVVNVPSESYNYLEPDEFRLPPHGTDIPYSWDRKDG, from the coding sequence ATGATTGCAGGGGTTGTGGTGAAGAAATTGAAGGTCATTCCCGACGAGCGGGGCCGGCTGATGGAGATATTGCGCGCTGACGACGAGACGTTTAGTAAATTTGGCCAGGTATATATGACCGCCGCCTATCCGGGGGTGGTGAAGGGATGGCATTACCACAAGAAACAGTTCGATAACATGGCCGTCGTCAAGGGCATGATGAAGATTGTGCTCTATGACGGACGCGAGAATGGGCCTACTTACGGGGAGATCAATGAGATTTTTGCCGGCGACCACAACCCGGTGCTCGTGCATATTCCGCCTTACGTGTACCATGGTTTCAAATGCATCTCCACGGAGGAAGCGCTCGTGGTGAATGTCCCCAGTGAATCATATAACTACCTGGAGCCCGATGAGTTTCGCCTCCCCCCGCATGGCACCGATATTCCTTACTCTTGGGACAGAAAGGACGGATAG
- the ribD gene encoding bifunctional diaminohydroxyphosphoribosylaminopyrimidine deaminase/5-amino-6-(5-phosphoribosylamino)uracil reductase RibD has product MKDEFYMQRALRLARRGEGWVSPNPMVGAVIVKGDRIIGEGYHEQFGGPHAEINALRKVRGSVRGATLYVTLEPCCHYGKTPPCAETLIGLQLARVVIGTADANPLVAGQGIAALWRAGIDVTVGVMEQACREINEHFFKYITTDIPFVTLKFAQTIDGRIASVTGHSRWISSPASRIFAHRLRSTHDAILVGVGTVLADDPELTVRHVKGRNPVRIVVDSHLRLPLEAKILQNQEKARTIIATTSQAPPRKIRKLKAQGIETLCLDGMMNAEGSGRVDLPKLLQELGQRQIASVLVEGGAAIITSLLHGKLADRLVIIVAPKILGRGIEAIADLGNQSMDEAIKLDFRKVSRRGGDIIIDAIPAN; this is encoded by the coding sequence ATGAAGGATGAATTTTACATGCAACGGGCCTTGCGGCTCGCGCGACGCGGGGAAGGATGGGTAAGCCCCAATCCCATGGTGGGCGCCGTCATCGTTAAAGGCGACCGGATCATCGGCGAAGGTTATCATGAGCAATTCGGCGGCCCCCATGCCGAGATAAACGCCCTCCGGAAGGTGCGGGGATCCGTGCGGGGCGCCACCCTCTATGTGACCCTGGAGCCTTGCTGTCATTACGGCAAGACGCCACCCTGCGCAGAGACACTTATCGGCCTGCAGTTGGCGCGAGTGGTTATCGGCACAGCCGATGCCAACCCACTCGTTGCCGGGCAGGGCATCGCGGCCCTCTGGCGGGCTGGGATTGATGTAACCGTGGGGGTCATGGAGCAGGCCTGCCGGGAGATCAATGAACATTTCTTTAAATATATCACGACCGACATCCCATTCGTCACGCTCAAATTCGCCCAGACGATTGATGGCCGCATCGCCTCCGTCACGGGCCATTCCCGCTGGATCAGCTCCCCAGCGTCCCGGATCTTCGCCCACCGCCTGCGCAGCACGCACGATGCCATTCTCGTGGGGGTCGGCACGGTTCTGGCGGATGACCCGGAATTAACAGTCCGCCACGTAAAGGGGCGAAATCCCGTCCGGATCGTTGTGGATTCCCACCTGCGCTTACCCCTGGAGGCGAAGATTTTGCAAAACCAGGAAAAAGCCCGGACCATCATCGCCACCACCAGTCAGGCCCCGCCGCGAAAAATACGGAAGCTCAAGGCGCAGGGGATAGAAACGCTGTGTTTAGATGGGATGATGAATGCAGAGGGAAGCGGCCGTGTGGATTTACCGAAACTCCTTCAGGAACTGGGGCAGAGGCAGATTGCCTCCGTCCTCGTGGAAGGCGGCGCGGCCATCATCACGTCCCTTCTGCACGGAAAATTGGCAGACCGCTTAGTGATCATCGTGGCGCCGAAAATCCTCGGCCGCGGCATCGAGGCGATCGCGGATCTGGGCAACCAGAGCATGGATGAGGCAATCAAACTTGATTTCCGGAAGGTTTCCCGGCGCGGCGGGGACATCATTATTGACGCTATCCCAGCGAACTGA
- a CDS encoding glycerate kinase — MRVLIATDSFKGSLKSLEAAALIEKGIRRVYSEAQVEKIAIADGGEGTVEAMVESLQGEYRYAEVSDPIGNKVRARYGIVNGDTAIIEMAEASGLYLVPKEKRNPLTTSTYGTGEIIRDALSRGCRKIILGIGGSATNDGGMGMAAALGVKFLDKDGEPLEIGGGFLDRLRRIDISSIMPLIGQTEFVVACDVNNPLCGERGASRVFGPQKGASPQMVEILDKNLRHYADIIKKDLAIDVLDAPGGGAAGGLGAGLMVFCQAKLMKGMDIILNTINIDDRIKEADIVITGEGRLDEQTAYGKVPAGVGLRAKKYGKPVFAIAGSIAKGADLIYQHGVDSAMSAIAAPMTIDEAMGESPRLIEEASERLFRIIRAVACIKGDRI, encoded by the coding sequence ATGAGGGTTTTAATAGCCACGGATTCCTTTAAAGGCAGCTTAAAATCGCTGGAAGCCGCAGCTCTCATCGAAAAGGGAATCCGGCGCGTATACAGCGAGGCTCAGGTCGAAAAGATAGCCATTGCCGATGGCGGTGAGGGTACCGTCGAGGCAATGGTGGAATCCCTGCAGGGTGAATACCGCTATGCAGAGGTTTCCGACCCCATCGGCAATAAAGTCCGGGCGCGCTACGGCATTGTCAACGGGGATACGGCGATCATAGAAATGGCAGAAGCTTCCGGCCTGTATTTGGTTCCCAAAGAAAAGAGAAACCCGCTTACGACCTCCACCTATGGCACGGGAGAAATTATCCGGGATGCCCTGAGCCGGGGATGCAGAAAAATTATTCTGGGCATCGGCGGGAGTGCGACCAATGACGGCGGCATGGGCATGGCTGCGGCTTTAGGCGTGAAGTTTCTTGACAAGGACGGAGAGCCGCTGGAAATTGGCGGCGGCTTCCTGGACAGGCTCCGAAGAATAGATATCAGCAGCATCATGCCGTTAATTGGTCAAACTGAATTTGTGGTCGCCTGTGATGTAAACAACCCGCTCTGTGGTGAAAGGGGCGCATCACGGGTGTTCGGCCCCCAAAAGGGGGCCTCGCCGCAAATGGTGGAAATACTGGACAAGAACCTGCGGCACTATGCAGATATTATAAAGAAGGACCTTGCCATAGATGTTCTGGATGCTCCGGGAGGCGGCGCCGCCGGGGGGTTGGGGGCCGGTCTGATGGTATTCTGCCAGGCCAAACTCATGAAGGGGATGGACATCATCCTCAATACCATCAATATTGATGACCGGATAAAGGAAGCGGATATTGTCATTACGGGCGAGGGGCGGCTGGATGAACAGACGGCTTACGGAAAAGTTCCGGCAGGCGTCGGCTTAAGGGCCAAAAAATACGGCAAACCGGTCTTTGCCATCGCCGGCTCTATCGCCAAAGGCGCCGATTTGATTTACCAGCACGGAGTTGATTCCGCCATGAGCGCCATCGCCGCTCCCATGACAATTGATGAGGCCATGGGAGAATCCCCCCGGCTTATCGAGGAGGCAAGCGAAAGATTATTCAGAATAATTCGCGCCGTCGCGTGCATAAAAGGAGATCGAATATGA
- a CDS encoding 2-hydroxy-3-oxopropionate reductase — MNSNVGFIGLGIMGKPMALNLIRSGHTLWVNSRRVESMEPLTAAGARACASPAEVARAADLIFIMVPDTKDVELVILGHDGVMAGAGPGATVVDMSTISPVTTRSIAAQLMAKGIEMLDAPVSGGEVGAVNSTLSIMVGGKPEVFARVKPFFDCLGKNIVHIGPNGAGQVAKACNQIVVSLTVEGVAEALTFARKNGVDFGRVREALMGGFAGSKILELHGKRMIDHDFQPGFKVRLHQKDLRIVMETAHQMGLALPGSALVTQNMNALMGSKEGELDSSALVKVLERLNEGA; from the coding sequence ATGAATAGTAACGTTGGTTTCATCGGCTTGGGCATCATGGGCAAACCCATGGCCTTGAATCTCATCAGAAGCGGCCACACCCTCTGGGTTAACAGCCGCCGGGTCGAATCAATGGAGCCGCTTACCGCCGCCGGCGCCCGGGCTTGCGCATCGCCGGCAGAAGTGGCCCGTGCGGCCGACCTGATTTTTATCATGGTGCCTGATACGAAGGATGTAGAGCTGGTAATACTGGGGCACGATGGGGTCATGGCAGGGGCCGGACCCGGCGCTACCGTAGTGGACATGAGCACCATCTCCCCGGTGACTACCCGCTCCATAGCCGCCCAACTGATGGCCAAGGGAATAGAGATGCTCGACGCCCCGGTATCGGGAGGCGAAGTAGGGGCTGTAAACAGCACCCTTTCCATTATGGTGGGAGGCAAACCGGAAGTATTTGCCCGGGTCAAACCCTTCTTCGATTGTCTGGGGAAGAATATTGTTCATATTGGTCCTAATGGCGCAGGACAGGTCGCCAAGGCCTGCAACCAGATCGTGGTTTCTTTGACCGTCGAGGGAGTGGCCGAGGCGCTAACCTTTGCCAGGAAAAATGGCGTGGATTTTGGCCGGGTGCGAGAGGCGCTTATGGGTGGTTTTGCGGGCAGCAAGATCCTGGAACTCCACGGAAAGCGCATGATAGATCATGACTTCCAGCCCGGATTCAAGGTGCGTCTCCATCAAAAGGATCTGCGGATCGTTATGGAGACGGCACATCAGATGGGGCTTGCCCTGCCCGGTTCCGCCCTTGTCACCCAGAATATGAACGCCCTCATGGGCAGCAAGGAAGGTGAGCTTGATTCATCTGCCCTCGTTAAGGTGCTGGAAAGGTTAAATGAAGGCGCGTAA
- a CDS encoding FAD-binding protein, with product MMIVTISGIKVPLEEEGKMLSARLAEIFSLPEEAFFSLRVLKKSLDARRNRPPFFVYSVEVVLPQGTHLPVDAAGEIKISIVPETLALSDGVQGAKSSIAGRSLIKAGAKKVIVVGSGPAGLFAALRLAENGIPVLLLERGDPIPARCQEVQSFWETGRLNRESNVLFGEGGAGTFSDGKLTSRVKNPQMGLVKETLVEFGAPSDILTDAKPHIGTDILRAVVVNFRQKLLDLGCEIRFGALVSDFILRGGRLVGVVVNGAEEIKADQLVLAIGQNADDTYRRLHERGVQLAPKPFAMGLRLEHPQSLINQIQYGKWQHPELPPADYFLTARVAQPERSVYTFCMCPGGQVIGCSSEPGGVITNGMSRSSRDGAYGNSAVVVNVSPADFSGTPQEPLPGLAFRRQWEERAFVLGGGNYCAPAQRLTDFLQGRESAALAPTSFRPGVKAAFLSEALPAFMAEALQDGLRQFGRRLPGFLAAEATLIGVETRTSSPIRILRDTAGLSVNTAGIYPCGEGAGYAGGIVSSALDGIRAAESLISSLG from the coding sequence ATGATGATCGTTACTATTTCCGGAATCAAGGTTCCGCTGGAGGAAGAGGGAAAGATGCTGTCGGCAAGGCTGGCTGAGATTTTCTCCCTGCCCGAGGAAGCATTTTTTTCCCTGCGTGTGCTCAAAAAATCTCTGGATGCGCGCCGCAACCGGCCGCCGTTTTTCGTTTATTCCGTTGAGGTGGTACTGCCGCAAGGTACGCACTTACCAGTTGACGCTGCGGGAGAGATCAAGATCAGCATAGTGCCGGAAACCCTTGCCTTATCTGACGGTGTTCAGGGGGCTAAGAGTAGCATTGCCGGTCGTAGCCTTATTAAAGCCGGGGCGAAAAAAGTGATCGTTGTGGGGAGCGGTCCGGCCGGTTTGTTTGCGGCTCTCCGGCTGGCCGAAAACGGTATCCCCGTGCTGCTCCTGGAAAGAGGGGACCCTATTCCCGCGCGGTGTCAGGAGGTGCAATCCTTCTGGGAAACGGGTAGGCTCAATCGGGAAAGTAACGTCCTTTTCGGAGAAGGAGGAGCCGGCACTTTTTCCGATGGCAAGCTGACCAGCCGGGTTAAAAACCCCCAGATGGGCCTGGTAAAGGAAACTCTGGTGGAGTTTGGTGCGCCATCGGATATATTAACTGATGCCAAGCCCCATATCGGTACCGACATACTGCGGGCTGTTGTAGTCAATTTCCGGCAGAAACTCCTGGACCTTGGTTGTGAAATAAGATTCGGGGCGCTCGTCTCCGACTTCATTCTCCGGGGCGGCCGGTTGGTCGGCGTGGTGGTTAATGGTGCCGAGGAGATCAAGGCCGATCAGCTTGTTCTCGCCATTGGCCAGAATGCCGACGATACTTATCGGCGGCTCCATGAACGAGGCGTCCAGTTAGCGCCGAAGCCCTTTGCCATGGGGCTCCGCCTGGAGCATCCGCAGAGTCTGATCAATCAGATCCAGTACGGCAAATGGCAGCATCCCGAACTGCCGCCGGCCGATTATTTCTTGACAGCCAGGGTGGCACAGCCGGAACGTTCCGTTTATACTTTCTGCATGTGCCCCGGCGGCCAGGTTATCGGTTGCAGTTCTGAACCCGGTGGCGTGATTACGAATGGCATGAGCCGCTCATCCCGGGACGGCGCTTATGGCAACAGTGCGGTGGTGGTTAACGTCAGCCCCGCTGATTTTTCCGGCACGCCGCAAGAACCGTTGCCGGGGCTCGCTTTCCGCAGGCAGTGGGAAGAGCGGGCCTTTGTGCTGGGAGGGGGAAATTATTGTGCTCCGGCGCAGCGCCTGACGGACTTTTTGCAGGGCAGGGAGAGCGCTGCGCTTGCTCCGACGAGTTTTCGGCCGGGAGTCAAGGCGGCGTTTTTATCGGAGGCTTTGCCCGCATTTATGGCTGAGGCGCTGCAGGACGGTCTGCGGCAATTTGGCCGCCGGCTACCCGGATTTCTCGCCGCCGAAGCAACCCTGATCGGGGTGGAAACCAGGACTTCGTCGCCTATTCGGATACTGCGCGACACTGCCGGGCTAAGTGTCAACACGGCAGGTATCTATCCCTGCGGCGAAGGCGCCGGTTACGCGGGCGGCATCGTCAGCTCGGCCTTAGACGGGATCAGGGCGGCGGAAAGCCTCATCAGTTCGCTGGGATAG
- a CDS encoding NAD(P)-dependent oxidoreductase: MLPRVGFIGLGVMGRPMALNLIRGGYRLLVYGRRPETMASLVEAGAIACGSAAEVAAGCDIVFTMVTTTNDVREVVLGEKGILAGARPGSILVDMGTIAPAATRVIAARLAEAGIETLDAPVSGGESGAINGTLSIMVGGKPEIFDRVKPLFACLGKSIVHIGSNSAGQVAKACNQMVLLITLQGLAEAFTFARKNGLDPEKIYEALSGGEAQSRILEVLGKRMVERNYQAGIEARLHYKDIQIVLDEAHALGLALPATALVTQMFNALIGRGGGNEDSSQLLEIIEAMSKSNRTIPDDHQIV; the protein is encoded by the coding sequence ATGTTACCACGCGTCGGCTTTATCGGTCTCGGCGTCATGGGTAGGCCCATGGCCCTGAACCTTATCAGGGGCGGCTACCGCCTGTTGGTCTACGGAAGGCGCCCGGAGACGATGGCCTCTCTCGTTGAGGCCGGCGCAATTGCCTGCGGGTCGGCGGCTGAGGTGGCCGCAGGTTGTGATATTGTCTTTACCATGGTGACCACAACGAATGATGTGCGGGAGGTCGTCCTGGGAGAGAAAGGCATCCTCGCCGGCGCCCGGCCGGGTTCCATTCTCGTAGATATGGGCACCATTGCACCGGCTGCTACCCGTGTGATTGCCGCGCGGCTTGCCGAGGCCGGCATTGAAACCCTTGACGCCCCCGTCTCGGGCGGTGAGAGCGGGGCCATAAACGGGACCCTTTCCATAATGGTGGGGGGTAAGCCGGAAATATTCGATCGGGTCAAACCTCTTTTTGCCTGCCTCGGCAAAAGCATCGTTCATATTGGGTCAAACAGCGCCGGACAAGTCGCCAAGGCCTGCAATCAGATGGTCTTGCTGATCACCCTGCAGGGTCTGGCGGAGGCCTTTACCTTCGCCCGCAAGAATGGATTGGACCCGGAGAAGATATATGAGGCCCTATCCGGCGGCGAGGCCCAGAGCAGAATTCTGGAGGTGCTGGGAAAACGCATGGTGGAAAGAAATTACCAGGCCGGGATTGAGGCCCGCCTCCACTATAAAGACATCCAGATTGTCCTGGATGAGGCCCATGCCCTCGGCCTGGCGCTGCCCGCAACTGCGCTCGTTACGCAGATGTTCAACGCCCTCATCGGCCGCGGCGGGGGCAACGAAGACTCTTCGCAACTTCTGGAAATAATTGAGGCCATGTCGAAATCGAACCGTACAATACCTGACGATCACCAGATTGTCTGA
- a CDS encoding ATP-binding protein: protein MYIRQKQLDNLRDLITPGKVVVLYGARRTGKTTLVQEFLKEVQHEPRLVVSGEDIAVHDFLSSRSIEKLRAFVGSSSLLVIDEAQRIADIGLNLKLIVDHLEGVRVIATGSSSFDLARNVGEPLTGRKYTLRLYPLAQLEIGANENPAQTSANLESRLIYGSYPEIVLMADNRRREQYLQEIVASYLYKDVLELDGVRHSAKIGRLLQLIAFQIGREVSYTELAANLGMSKNTAERYLDLLEKAFVVVRIPGFSRNLRKEITKNCRYYFLDNGIRNALISNFNPLLLRDDAGLLWENYLVMERLKKQEYLGLAANNYFWRTYTKQEIDFVEERGGRLYGFEMKWGKARNRPPREWATAYPEASWQVVNRENYLKFIG, encoded by the coding sequence ATGTACATTCGACAGAAACAACTCGACAACCTGCGCGACCTAATCACTCCCGGCAAAGTTGTGGTTTTGTACGGCGCCCGCCGTACCGGCAAAACGACGCTGGTGCAGGAATTCCTCAAGGAGGTTCAGCACGAACCACGGCTGGTCGTGAGTGGAGAGGACATTGCAGTTCATGATTTTCTGTCCAGCCGCTCCATAGAAAAGCTGAGGGCCTTCGTCGGTTCGAGCAGTCTCCTGGTAATTGACGAAGCACAGCGCATCGCTGACATCGGCCTTAACCTCAAGCTGATCGTTGATCACCTGGAGGGCGTCCGGGTCATTGCCACGGGCTCGTCCTCTTTTGACCTCGCACGGAACGTCGGCGAGCCTCTCACAGGCCGGAAATATACCCTGCGGCTCTATCCTCTGGCACAACTGGAAATCGGCGCAAACGAAAACCCGGCACAGACCTCCGCAAATCTGGAAAGTCGCCTAATATACGGTTCCTATCCCGAGATTGTTCTGATGGCGGACAATCGCCGTCGCGAGCAGTATCTGCAGGAGATCGTCGCTTCCTACTTGTACAAGGATGTCTTGGAACTGGACGGCGTCCGTCACTCCGCAAAGATCGGTCGGCTCTTGCAGTTGATTGCCTTTCAGATCGGCAGGGAAGTGTCCTATACCGAATTGGCCGCCAACCTTGGCATGAGCAAGAACACCGCCGAGCGTTACCTCGACCTGCTGGAAAAGGCCTTTGTGGTCGTCCGGATACCGGGATTCAGCCGCAATCTGCGCAAGGAAATTACCAAAAACTGCCGCTATTATTTCCTCGATAACGGCATCCGCAATGCCCTGATCAGCAACTTCAACCCCCTGCTGCTGCGCGACGACGCAGGGCTTCTCTGGGAAAACTATCTGGTCATGGAACGCCTGAAGAAGCAGGAATATCTCGGTTTGGCCGCAAACAACTACTTCTGGCGCACCTACACGAAACAGGAGATTGACTTTGTCGAGGAACGGGGCGGACGTCTTTACGGCTTTGAGATGAAATGGGGCAAGGCACGGAACCGCCCGCCGCGGGAGTGGGCCACTGCCTATCCGGAAGCCTCCTGGCAGGTGGTCAATCGGGAGAATTACCTGAAGTTTATTGGCTGA
- a CDS encoding prepilin peptidase has product MIGMIGAAIGSFLNVCILRLPAGESLVLPASHCPKCNYSLKFYDNIPIVSYLVLRGKCRNCRKAISLQYPLVELLTAIMALLLFWKFGLNLKLLFSFIFTCSLIVITFIDLEHQIIPDVITLPGIPIFFLMAVFAMGIPWLEAALGLLIGGGILYVIALGYELIRKAEGMGGGDIKLLAMLGAFYGWKSLFFILFVSSFLGAIVGLTVMLVKGKDMKYAVPFGPFLSVAAIAYIFWGDNFIQLFLIRH; this is encoded by the coding sequence ATGATTGGTATGATCGGTGCGGCGATCGGAAGTTTTCTCAATGTCTGCATCCTGCGGCTTCCGGCCGGCGAGTCGCTCGTGCTGCCCGCCTCCCATTGTCCGAAGTGTAACTACTCCCTCAAGTTTTATGATAATATTCCCATTGTCAGCTATCTGGTGCTGCGGGGCAAATGCCGGAACTGCCGGAAAGCCATATCCCTCCAGTACCCCTTGGTCGAGCTGCTGACGGCCATCATGGCGCTGCTGCTTTTCTGGAAGTTCGGGCTGAATCTGAAATTGCTCTTTTCCTTCATATTTACCTGTAGTTTGATTGTCATCACCTTCATTGATCTGGAGCATCAGATTATCCCGGATGTCATCACCCTGCCGGGCATTCCCATTTTTTTCCTGATGGCGGTTTTTGCCATGGGCATTCCCTGGCTGGAGGCGGCGCTCGGGTTGTTGATCGGCGGCGGCATCCTTTATGTCATCGCCCTGGGCTATGAACTGATCAGAAAGGCAGAGGGCATGGGCGGCGGCGACATCAAGCTGTTGGCCATGCTGGGGGCCTTCTACGGCTGGAAATCCCTCTTTTTCATCCTCTTTGTGAGTTCATTTCTGGGCGCCATCGTGGGGCTTACGGTGATGCTCGTCAAGGGAAAAGATATGAAGTACGCCGTTCCCTTCGGCCCTTTTCTCTCCGTGGCCGCCATCGCCTATATTTTCTGGGGGGACAATTTTATCCAACTCTTTTTGATTCGTCATTAA